The following coding sequences are from one Dreissena polymorpha isolate Duluth1 chromosome 8, UMN_Dpol_1.0, whole genome shotgun sequence window:
- the LOC127842014 gene encoding carbonyl reductase [NADPH] 3-like, translating into MSGSKRVAVVTGSNKGIGVAIVRGLCKQFKGDVILTARNEGNGKEAIKKLNAEGLKPVFHQLDITDVASVQRLRDFLQKNYGGLDVLVNNAAIAYKNAATEPFSEQAEVTMATNFWGTLNACNVLFPILRPHARVVNISSRGGSRAASNCSQELQKRFLDTDLSVAKIEQLMKDFVASAKAGNVKAKGWPEHAYGISKIGVTLMTIVQQRQLNSDKRSDIVVNSCCPGYVATDLSSFNGEKTTDEGADTTLYLALLPPNAASPKGAFVCERNITKFL; encoded by the exons atgagcGGATCAAAACGTGTTGCTGTT gtGACGGGGTCGAACAAAGGTATAGGCGTCGCTATTGTTCGCGGTCTCTGTAAACAATTTAAGGGCGACGTCATCTTAACCG CCCGAAACGAGGGAAATGGTAAAGAAGCGATTAAGAAACTGAACGCAGAAGGCCTGAAGCCCGTGTTCCACCAACTTGATATCACAGACGTCGCCAGCGTTCAGCGCTTGCGTGACTTTCTCCAGAAAAACTACGGTGGCCTTGACGTTCTCGTGAATAACGCGGCCATAGCTTACAAG AATGCCGCCACAGAACCCTTTTCCGAGCAGGCTGAGGTCACCATGGCAACCAATTTTTGGGGAACGTTAAACGCCTGCAACGTTCTGTTTCCGATACTAAGGCCGCATGCCAG GGTCGTAAACATTTCGAGTCGAGGAGGGTCCAGAGCGGCATCAAACTGTAGCCAAGAACTGCAGAAACGGTTTCTGGACACGGACCTGAGCGTGGCGAAAATTGAACAACTCATGAAGGACTTTGTCGC ATCTGCGAAAGCCGGGAACGTCAAGGCAAAGGGCTGGCCAGAGCACGCATATGGCATAAGCAAGATCGGGGTCACTTTGATGACGATTGTCCAACAACGACAGCTCAATTCTGATAAACGATCGGACATTGTGGTTAATTCG TGCTGTCCGGGATACGTGGCTACCGATTTGAGCAGCTTTAACGGTGAAAAAACAACCGACGAAG GTGCAGATACTACTCTATATCTCGCGTTGTTGCCACCAAACGCAGCCTCCCCAAAGGGCGCGTTCGTTTGTGAGCGGAATATCACGAAGTTCTTGTAA